CGTCAAGCCCCCCCCCGCCGCCGCAGAAATAACCCGCCGGCGACTGGACGCTCCCCGGGAAGGTCGCCCTTGACTCGCTGGTGCTCGTCTCCGTCGAGCAGGTCGGCGAGCAGGAGGCCTCCGACTTAACGGACGGCCGCCTGGGGCCGGAGTCGTCGGACAGGTTCAGCCTGGCGCAGTCGCCGTAGAGGCTGCGAGCGGCGTTGTCATAGGCCTGCGCAGCCTCCAGGGAGGAGCTGAAGGTGCCGAGCCAGAGGCGGGCGCCCCGGTTGGGCTCGCGGATCTCCGCCACCCATTTGCCCCACGTCCGCTGCCGCACTCCGCGGTAGGTGCACGCCTGGTTCTCCGGCCCGCCTTTGCCCTTCATGCAGCCCTTCCTTGACCTCCTCAGAGGGCAGcatttcttctgcttcttctcttCAGGCCCCATGCCGTCCCGTCGTCTCGCTGCAGCTAGGGAGAAGGTGGCGACGCAGCAAACCTCTGTCCTGTAAAAGGCACCGACAGGTGGCAAGCAGCACCAACAACTTACTCTGTAGAGGGAAAGCGAGCGGCGCCCATTATGACGagggaggggaggagggagagccaGCGACACGCGGCGGCTGCTGCCGGCGCCGGGTGGGATTCCGATGCTAAGTGTCGGCTAACGGGAAACGGGCTCTTCCCGGCTTTCGTGGGGAAGCCTTGGAGGTTGCTGATGCATGCGATGACTTCAGGTGGGTTTGGGAGCTGGCGGCCGCGGGGTGGACGGCCGTGGCGGAGAAGGGATCTGCTGCAGGAACGGTCGCAACGTCGGAAGGACCGCCTcactctttaataaaatattagtACATATTATCTTAAACCATActttttttaaacaaaaaaaaaaagaatttgtaaCTCGATTCACCCAAAATGAATGGTTTAGATATGGAATCTACGCCATCCCAAAAAATTGAGATCCATGCTCTACGtgaaatagtttaaaaaaaagaaaaagaaatttgatTGACTAAGGAATAAAAATTACAGACATTACTAGCCGATATCTGTTCTGATCAAAATTCTACTAAAATTTGAAGCCTCGGACAGAGTCTTACAAATACCCAAATGAAAACGATTAACTCCACCCAACATTAAGGACTCTTCATGTTCTAACATAGGACTTCACCTCTTCCTCAGGTATAAAAAGGAGGAGAAGAGCCTTATCTAAAGTCTCACAAAGCGATTCAAAGTCGTGCGCCCTCTTAAGAAGCTAGTTGACCTTAAGCTAAGAAGAGAGTGTTGGAAAACTAGTAGCGccaatcacacgtgccatcactcacgtgattagcttgtagggcatctatgagcacacctatgactagcaatctctcacttgacctaaactcAATCGCCTAAGTGTCTGATCCTCATCAAACCCTTGTGATGtttaaagacaatctaagacaatagCTTGAACAATTGCTCCGTAGTTgttacaatataagggaatcagtttATCGCTGTCTGGCATCACTATGTCAAGAACGTACGTAATTTTTTTTGCTACGAGAACGATTCTCATgttgcggagccaatctgtatagttTGGAATAGTGGGGTGGTTGACATTAACTATGCCACATAAATgatttaaaagtgatattttctaaaaataaagatataacaaaataaataacatgtagattttgttgaaaagtaaacaatcaagatatgaatttctatcttaatctgctcccactattttctcgtgaAACACATAACTCCCTCCGATATATGAATTGAAGACCCCCaacggatctctagtggggatccggATCCATTCGacgtcttagtgtaacatcgagggacttgactaatcACACTAATCCCGAAAAGGTATGCAacacttgccgatcacaactccttgtgattcctatcctaTTCGACCTCTGAACCATCATagcttcgagggactcgactaatcatgaTGTTATATTAAGTCATCGCCAtcaatacaagatgagtctaattcgacgATATGCTCTTGAggcactcgaccaagtatacaatGCCCTTAGGTTACCGATGACATATTTACGTCGTAGGCAAGATTTagaatcgcaatataggtgagcctcgagggactcgaccaactcaacctatgtcaGGAATCGATTTCTCCTATAACtacggaaggccacgtgggtcaatctaatcgcCTCACGCTTACCGACGTAATATTATCATGAGAGAAAATTTTGGttcagtctcctaatatgacgtgtcacacacacacacacacacacacacacatatatatatatatatatatatatatatatatatatatatatatatatatatatatatatatatacacacgtagctatataatcaatcacacatcgCATGAGCaaacacactagatgatcatgaccATAGCataatatgatcaagcccgaagcccgagctagtgggctcaATCACTTACATCACGATCTATGTGTGCATCAGCGCatttccatgccctatgatcgtccatctcgtcttcGTCGGTTTCGCTGGAATCTTGTCGCATCACTATGCACCGTGATCATCCGTCTCGACCTTGTGGGTCTCGCTGTCACCTCCATGCTCCCATCGCACCTCTCGTGCAATTACAACATAATCACATGCATAGCCcaataataaacaagaaataaaatggagactCATAAGccctaataataatgataatcatAATACACACATGCATCACATTGTTGGGATCGTAAAGGCACTAAAAGGaaagggggggaggtgaattagtactttcgaaaAATTTCGATAAAAATGTGATTACCAAGAAGTGCAAATAAGAATTGCTTAGTAAGTAGGTCAATATGCAATAGTAAATCAaggtaaaagaaaaaatataaactgATTTATAATAGTTCGATTATCTcaacctatatccacttccgattcctcttcctgtGAAGCCATCGGTTTTcattaacgatcttctttcaatgggcgaagatcaactacccttgttataatTCTTTCCCACCGAAACGAGTGGGAAGGTGGAGGTGAAGCTGCTGGGTCAGGAGGCGATGATAAGGGTGCAATGCGACAGGAGGGCACACCTGGCGGCGAGGCTGATGGTGGCGCTGAGGGAGCTGGAGCTGGAGGTGTACTACGCCAACGCGATGGTGGTGAAGGGGATGATGATACAGTAGGCCACCGTGAAGATGGGGAGCCGGATCTATAACCAGGAGCAGCTCACTACCGCTATTTTGCCCGAGTCGCATAGCCTTCTCCACATCTTTACTTTCCGTAACTACTCGTCTACATTTTGGTGCAGCGTCTGCTCGGGTTGTACTCGAGAGTTTCCTAAGGTGTGTACATTGTGAACCGAATCAAGAAAAAACTTTTCATAAAATACATTAATACATTCTTAAATTACCTCTAGAGATGCTAAGAAATTTTTGTTGTTGATTCTCGAAGTGAACTGAATAAAAAAAGAACTTTTGAGTCTCTATCTTACctttcaaaatgaaaaaaaaaaaagtgaaaggcACATTTTGATTCTCCCTGTGTTTAATAACtttaaatatcttctccaattaaTAGATCTAAGATTGAGCTCCATCATATTCCTCCTCTTAGGCTCAAAGTAACCTCTAATAACATTAAGGATTCCATGTGTACCATATGAAGCATTGGCAAATGCTTTAGATCTAAATCATATTCTACTTCAGACAACCAAAACTTAAAACCGTCAAAATACACCTGAAAAACATCACCTTTTTATATAATAATGCAAAACAGAACAAAAATTGTTAGTCCATTAAATCCAACACAAACAAGAGTTGAAGATCTTAGTTTTACTAACAAGATATTTCACAGGAAATACATTCATCTGATACCGCAACTCGATAAATGTCAGAACAGATACTTGCACAACATACAGGCAGTGGCAGGTCTAACGAGGAAGACAACATCTTATTTGGCCAACAACACATAGTCCTCTCAGCAATTTAAATATGCTCACCAGCTCACCTACCTATCAATAACCAAACCCCATAATTTCACTAATGCAGTGTCTCGTTGTTACATAAGATCCATTATAACATTCATTAATCTTCAACCTCGCCTCACAATAAGAGTTTGGATCATCTATATTCAGGATGATCGGCTGATGAGTCGCaggttaaagaaaaaaaaggccTAAACTCATAGTAACAGACATCAAAGCATTGCAGCATATAAATGAAACCCAATATAATAAAAAACATACATCTATTCTCGGTAATAAACTTGACAAGAAAATGACACAGCTGTATAATGCTTGAACGGCTTGAAAACTTCATCACATTTGACATGTAAGCCAAAAGCTTATGTACTAATAATGGTAGGGGGGAAATATCACCATCTTGCCTTACGTGACTTCTGAGTTCTGAAATAGACATCCATTTCGGTCAAACGGGCTTCTTTGACGACCCATACATTCACCGGGATTAGCAAATGATGATGCTACACCAGAAGTAACTCTGCAATGGCGATGCTGACATATTGTCACAGTTAATCAGACATATCTTCCTCCCCACTGAACTGATCTATATCTTCTGTTCTCTGAAATTTATGCTGCCTTTCAAGGTCATCATCCATTGAGGAACGTCCTCGCTTTATGTTCCTGACATCCAGTTTTTCCTATAGTACATTTTCAGAATTATTAGGATGATTTCAAAATATAATGTAACTGCACTAAGATAAAGATTTCTGAAATAACAAATGCACCATTAGTATCATGCAAGCATTAGTCCATAACAAACACATGTTACCTATATCGTCCCGTGCAGAACTGCAAAGATTTGAAACAACGAATTTCTACCAATAAGAGAATATCtctatacaagaaacaaaagatgacAGTTTCAAGGTTTCTTAACAATATGTAATTGTTACTCTGCATAGAGAGAACATATGTTAGATTCAACAGACTTGAGTAAGAGCTATATTTAAcattcaagaggatttaaatctaTATCCACCCATACACTTAATCATCTTGGGTTTAGTATGCACTCAGAATTCCTAAGAGGTTCAAAGAACTAAATCATTAAGTAAATATTCTAACATACAGACAATATTTAAACATCATATCTATATAATCATGAAATCGCATGCCCAAATATCAATTAAGACATTAAGTTCAATGAACTTACAGAAACAATAAATGTATCAAGTATCCAAAATCAAGAGGGTCGGTTTCCAAAATTTCAAAGAAGACTATATTTTAATGTATTCAGATTTCAGAATCACTTGGTAACAATCAAAGAACTAATAGAAAGAAAAGACCTTTGTGTACTCAGATCAGTAAAAtgaaaacttgatttgcctatcaGTAGGAACCTCATGTCTGCCTAGATATTTAAACTGTGATTGCTATAGATAATAGTATCCTATATAAAGTTAGATTTTCTCAATATTACCAAGAAAATTTCAGTGTTATTTTCCTTGCCAATAtataaaagttgtgttctcaagtAAATCCGCCCATTTGGCCCAGGAATAGAtgttcttttatctttttctgGTCAGTGTGAAGATCAGTAAGAGCAGGAAGATGGGTAACTTGATAGTGAAAATGTTTTGGGATGCTCTTAATTTCCATTCAGGAGAGCTTGAAGAAGGCCAGGAATAAGAAGAATAGCCCACACTGGATACTAGGACAACAAAGGCCACTGCAATGCCTTTCTCCAATAGAGAGGCAGTGTGCAGGGTGCCTACAACAATATATTAGATTCAACTAAGCAGAATTATTCCAAAATGTAAAACAATTTATATA
The nucleotide sequence above comes from Musa acuminata AAA Group cultivar baxijiao unplaced genomic scaffold, Cavendish_Baxijiao_AAA HiC_scaffold_1073, whole genome shotgun sequence. Encoded proteins:
- the LOC103977416 gene encoding dehydration-responsive element-binding protein 2C-like, translated to MGPEEKKQKKCCPLRRSRKGCMKGKGGPENQACTYRGVRQRTWGKWVAEIREPNRGARLWLGTFSSSLEAAQAYDNAARSLYGDCARLNLSDDSGPRRPSVKSEASCSPTCSTETSTSESRATFPGSVQSPAGYFCGGGGG